In Segnochrobactrum spirostomi, the DNA window GTTGCCGCCGCCGGCGCCGCAGTGGGAGCCGGCGCAGCGGAAGCGCCGTTCGCGGCCGGCGCCACGTTCAGCGTGACGGCGGGGAGCGTCGCCGTTTCCGCCTTGCCCGTCTTGGTGTTCCACCAGCCGACCTCGACCGGCGGCAGGCTCACCGTCCCGGCGGCGGTGGGCACCACGGAGATGGTCTTGTCCAGAACCGCCGTCTGGCCTTGCGAGGACGGCACGCTGTTGGTCTGGCTCGCCTCCTCATATTGGCGGACGCCGGCGACGTCCGTCATCGTGAGCGGCGGAAGCTGGTTCAGGCCGGCCCCGACCGCCTCAAGGCGGATCTTGCGGGTCAGGGTATCGCCGACCCGCGCCTTGGCGAGATCGGGCGACCACGTCTCGGTCAGCTTCACCTGGCGCGCCGGCAGGAACCAGCCCTTGGCGTCGGCCGGGCGGCTCTGCACGTCGATATCGACCGGGTTGGAGCGCACGGTGACGTTGCGCCCCGGATCGAAGGCGCTGTCGACGAGCGACATGTCGAAGCCGCTCGAGCCGAGGAGCTGCGCCATGTCGGGCGGCAGGCCGGCGCGGCGGTCGCCGGGCACGTTGGCCTGGAGCGAGATCGCGGGGATCTCGATCTTGCCGCTGCGCTGCGGCTGCATCAGGTAATCCTGCTCGATCACCCGGTAACGCCGTCCGCCGATGGTCTTGTCATAGGCCCGCTGGTCGCCCTGACGGGTGAAGGTCGCGCCGTCCGCCGTCGGGTCCTCCAGGGCGCCGCTGCGGACGCCGACGCTGTCATAGATGCGCACCGTCACGGGCACGTCGCTCTGCACGAACGGCTTCTGGTCCTTGACGTCGAGTTCGACGAACAGCTTGCGGTTTTCCGCCTGGCCCGGGTCGGCGCCTCGACCTTGACGGTGACCGGCTCGGTCTTGAAGCCGTCGAGCGCGATCGACGGAATGACGAGGTCGCCGGTCTTCTTCGGCGACAGGGTCAACACCCATTCGAGGCGCGAGGTCTGCTCACCGTTGACGACCGAGGTGCGGCTCTGGCGCCGCGTGTCGACGATGTCGAAGTCCTTCTTGAGCGCCGAGAAATCCGGCGCGCTGCGCGGCGCCGCATCCTTGAGGCTCAACACATATTGGAAGGTCTCGCCGGTCTCGATCTCGGTGCGGTCCGGCGTGCCGGTCAGGCTCGCGGCGGCAAAGGCCGGCGCGGCACCGAGGCACGCCAGAAGGGCGGCCGCGGCGGCGAGACAGCGCAGACGCGCGCGCGCCGGGGCTGGGCGCCGCGCGCAGGCAAGTCGATCGTCCATCGCGTTCCTCGTCATCCCGAGACCCCCGTTCATCCCGAGAACCCCATGCGCGCATAATGGCTCATGATGCGGGCGCGCAGCAGGCCGGTCGGATCGTCCGGCACCATGCGCAGCATCTGCTCGCGGTTCTGGTCCTGCTCGGTCATCGGCTGCTGGGTGGCGACCGCCGCCTTGGCGGGCTCGCCGTTCTGCGCCGGCTGACCCTGCTTGGCCCGGTTGGCGATCGCTTGGTCCAGCGCCTGCTTCAGCGCCGCCTGGTCGCCCTGCTGCTGCGCCGCCTGGGCGGCCGCGGTCGCGGGGTCGGGCGGCTGCGGCGCCGTGTTGTCGGAGCCACCACCGGATGCGTTCTGCTGGCCCTGCTGATCCTGCCCGGCCTGCGAACCGCCGCCGGCCTGGCCCTGATCGGGCTTCGCCGGCTGGTTCTGTTGTCCCTGCGGGTCTTGTTGTCCCTGCTGGTCCTGCCCCGCCTGGGCCTGCTGGCCCTGCTGATCGTTGCCCTGCTGGCCCTGATCCGACTTCGCGGAGGCGTCGGCCTGATCCTGCGACTTGTCCTGACCGGCCCCGGCCTGCTGATCGCCCTGCTTCTCGGACGCCTGATCCTGCTGATCGGGCTTTTGAGACCCGTTCTTCTGATCCTGGCCCTGGGATTTCGGAGACTGAGACGCCTGATCCTGCCCGGATTGGCCACCCTGGCCCGACTGGCTCTTGTCCTGGCCCTGGCCCGAGGCCTCGTTCTGATCCGACGGCTTGTCCTTCTGACCGCCGCCCTTGCCGGATTGCTGCTGCCCCTGGCCGCCGCCCTGCTGGTTCTTCTGATCGTTCTTCTTCTGGTCGTCGGATTTCGATTGCTGCTTCTGGTCGTCCTGCTGCTGCTTCTGCTGCTCTTCCTGCTTCTTCTGGTCGATCAGCTTCTGCACCAGATCGCGGTTGAACTTGGCGTCGGCATTGGCCGGGTCGACCTTGAGCGCCGCGTCATAGGCTTTGACCGCGTCTTCGAGCTCGCCCGCCTTGGCGAGCGCGTTGCCGCGGTTGTAATCGGGGTCCGGACCGGCCTTGAAGGCGGACGCCGCCTTGGCGTAGTCGCCCTTCTTGTAGAGCGCGCTCGCCTGCCACGCCGGATCCTGGAATTGCTGGGAGGCGACGCCGTACTCGCCCTTCGTGAAGGCGTCGGCGGCCTGCTGGTCGGGCGTCTTCCAGAGGTTCCGCCATGCACTCGCCGCGCTGCCGGTCGCGGACGCCGGCTCGGCCGACGGCGGCGTCGCCGGGGCGGCCGTGTTCTCCTGCTGGGCATCTTGCGCCCGGGCGGCGGGCGCGATGAGGCCACTCGAGAGCGGCACCGCGATCAGGGCGACCGCGATCCATCCGCGCCGGAAGGCGATCGGCGCGAGCGCGAGAAGGACGAGCACGAGCCACGGCCCCATATCGCGCCAATCGTCCGCCTTGAGGCCGGAATCCTTGAGCGGTCCACCGGCAACCGGGTTGGCCGAGGCGGCGAGCACCGTATCGAGATCGCCGTCGCCGGGGGTCAGCACCGAAAAGCGGCCGTCGCCCGCCGCGGCGAGGCTCTTCAAGCCGGCCTCGTTGAGCCGCGTCGTCAGCCGCTTGCCGTCGGCGCCTTGGACCGGGGTACCGTCAAAAGCGAGGTAGGTCGCCCCGGCGTCCGTGCCGACGCCGATGACGTTGACGCTGTAGCCGGCCTTGGCTGCGGCCTTCGCCGCCTCGAGGGTGAGTTCCGGCTTCTCGCCGGTGCCGTCGGTCAGGAGCACGATGCGGCCGGAAGGAGCCTCGGCATTCTTGAGGAGCTCCGTCGCCCGGGCGATCGCAAGGTCCGGGCGGTCGTTGAAGACCGGCATCAGGTTGGTGGACAGCTCGGGCATCATCTGGGTGATGACCTTGCCGTCTTCCGTGAGCGGTGCGGCGACGAACGGCGCGTCGGCATAGACGACGAGCCCGACCTGTCCCCCGCGCATGCGGGAGAGGATATCCTCGGCCTTGTGGCGCGCCCGGGCGAGGCGGCTCGGCGACTGGTCGGTCGCATTCATCGACTGGGCGAGGCTCATCACGATGACGGTCGGGTCGAGCCGGTCGAGCGCCGGGGTCGGCAGCCGCTCCCAGGTCGGACCCGCCATCGCGAGCGCCGCCAGGATCCAGCCGCCCGCGAGCACTGCGACGGGCCATTTCCGCGCCTTGGAATGGTCGGCGAGGACGAGGTGCTTCAAGAGATGCTGATCGACGACGGCGCGCCAGTTGCTTGGTCCCGAACCGATCCGCCGCCACGCGAACACGGCGAGCGCCACGCCGGGAAGGATGGCGAGGAGCCATTCGGGGCGCAGGAAGTGGAAGTCGGCGAGGTTCATGCGACCACTCCTTCGAAGGGATCGCGGGGCTCGTCGCCACCGGTCGCGGATTTCGCGCCAGCGCGCTTATTGCCCGTGGCGACGGGCTTGCCGCCGCGGGCCGGCAGGCCGAGCGCGGCCGGCCAGAGCAGTGCCGCGCCGAGCGCCATGCTGAGAGCCAAGGCGGCGCCGAGCGGCCATTGGAACAGGGAGATCGTCGGGTGCAGGTAGAGCGGCTCGCCGGCGACCGGCTCGAGACGATCGATGTCGCTGTAGATCTGGGCGAGGCCGGCGACGTCGCGGGCGCGGAAATAGCGCCCGCCGGTCATCGCGGCGATCTTGGTCAGCGCTTCCTCGTCGAGATCCTCGGACGGGTTGACGATCTGCTTCCCGAAGGTGCCGTCCACCTCCATGCTGTCGGCGCCGACACCGATCGTGTAGATCTTGACGTGCTCCTGCCGGGCAAGTTCGGCGGCCTGGAGCGGGTCCAGCGTGCCGGAATTGCTCGCACCGTCGGTCAGGAGCACCATCACGCGCTCGTCGGCCGGGCGGTCGCGCAGCATCTTCACCGCAAGACCGATGGCGTCGCCGATCGCGGTCTCCGGGCCGGCGAGCCCGATCGTCGCCTCGTCGAGCAACTGACGCACCACGTGGCGGTCGAAGGTCAGCGGCGTCTGCACGTAGGCGCGGCTGCCGAACAGGATGAGGCCGATGCGGTCGCCCTTGCGGCGGGAGATGAAGTCGTCGGCGACCGCCTTGATGACCGAGAGGCGGTCCGTCGTCTGGCCGTCGTGGGAGAAGTCCTGGCGGGCCATCGAGCCGGAGAGGTCGATCGCGAGCGTCAGATCGCGTCCCTCGACGGGGATCGGCACCGGATTGCCGACGAAGGCCGGCCGCGCGGCGGCCGTGACGAGGAGCGCCCAGATCAGGCTCAGGGTGACGATCTTGAGGAGGCTGCGCCGGCGCAGCGCGCCCGCCGAGGCGACGTTCGGGCCGAGCTCGGCAAAAAACGGCACCCGCAGTGCACCCGCCCGCGTCTTACGCGCCGGCGGCGCGAGGAAGCGGACGACGAGCGGCAGGGGGAGGAGCACGAACGCCCATAGCCATTGGAACTCGATCATGCGTTCCCCCGGATCCAGCCGCGCACGGCCTCGAACACCGTTGCGCGCTCGACCGACACCCCGGCCCCACCCGGCGGCGCATAGGCCGCCACCGCGACGAGCCGGCTGACCTCCGCCGGCAGACCGTTCTTGCCCTCGCTGAGGAAGGTCTGCCAGCGATCGCCGGTGAGGCCGGCAAGCCGCTCGCGGCCGAACCGCGTCACCACGATGCGGCGGATCAGCAGGGCGGACGCCGCCGCGGCGGCGTGGGCATCGCGATAATGCTCGGAATCCTTCTCGATCGCCTCCAGCGCCCGCAAGGCCCGGTAGCCGAGGGTCTGACGCCGGCGCCATTCGTAGATCGCCGCCGCGATGAGGGCGAGCACGATCAGGCCGGCGAGAATCCACCAGCCCGGTGCCGGCGGCCAGAACGGCACCGGCTGCGGCAAATGGATATCGTGCAGCCCGGCGAGCGGGTCGGCCCCGGCGGGCGCGGCCGACGCAGGCACGCCGGTCATCGGCGCGAGTGCGGCCGGGGCGGCGGCGGGCGTCGTCATGCGGCAGCCCTCCGCGCGGCGGCGCCGGCGCGCTGCAACCGCTCCGGATGCAGCAGATCGCCAGGGTCCTGCCCGGTCTGGATCGGCAGGAAGGTCATGCCCCGCTGGCGGCACACCGTCTCGACGGCGGCGCGCCGCGTGGCGAAGCGGACCGCGTAAGCATCGCGGACGGCGCGGCTGTCGGCGTTGAGCGCGGCAACGGCACGCCCGTCGCTGACGCGGTACTGGCCGCGCTGCGGCGCCTCCGCTTCGAGCCCGTCGAAAATGAACACGTTCGTCACCGGCGCATGGAGCGACAGACGGGTCAGCTCGCGCGCGGTGCGCTCGTCGAAATCGTGGAAATCGCTGACGACGAACACGAGCGTGCCGGAGCGGATCGATCGGCGGATGCGGGCAAGCGCGTCGGTGAGCGACGGCTCGACATTCGGCGGCTCGCGGCCGAAACCTTCCTGGGTCGCGTCCGCCATCGCCTTGACGAAGCCGAGGGTGCGGGCGCGGCTGCGTTGCGGCGGGCTCATGCGAATGCCCGACGGCGCGACGACGAGGCCGCCGACGCGGTCGCCGCCCTCGATGGCGATCCAGGTCAGGATCGCCGCACACTTGGCGGCGAGCACGGACTTGAAGGTGTCGCGCGTGCCGAACCGCATCGCGGACCGCGCGTCGAGCACGATCAGAACCGGACGCTCGCGCTCCTCGTGGAACAGCTTGGTGTGGACACGGCCGGTGCGCGCCGTCACCCGCCAATCGATCGAGCGGATATCATCGCCCGGCTGGTAGGCGCGCGCTTCGTCGAACTCCATGCCGCGGCCGCGGAACACCGAGCGATAGGTGCCGTATTGCTGCGTGCGCACCTTGGTGCCGGCCGCGAAGCCGGACGCGGGGCCGCCGGGACGGGCCGCGATCAGCTCGTCGAGCCGCGCGACGATCCCGTAGAAATCATCGCCAGAAAAATCCGTCATCGCAAACGTCCCCGAGAGCGCCTGCTGGCCCGAACGTCGGACGTTCCGGCCGCCTCGTTCCTGCTCGAAACTCGATCCGCCGCTCAGCCCACCGGCACGCGGCCGAGGAGAAGGTCGAGGAAATGATCGGCGTTGAGCCCGTCGGCCTCGGCCTCGAAGGTGAGCAGCACGCGGTGGCGCAGCACGTCCTTCGCAATCGCTTGGACATCCTCCGGCACCACGAAATCGCGGCCGTGCAGCCAGGCGTGGGCACGGGCGCAGCGATCGAGCGCGATGGTGCCGCGCGGGCTCGCGCCGAACGAGACGGTGCCGGCGAGGTCCTTGCCGTAATGCTCGGGCAGACGGGTCGCGAACACGAGCTGGAGGATATATTCCTCGACCGCCTCCGACATGTAGGTCGAAAGCGCGGCACGGCGGGCGGCGAAGATCGTCTCCTGCGCCACCGGCTCTCCGAACGGCACCACCTCGCCCTGGGCCTCGCCGCGCACCAGCCGCAGAATCTCGCGCTCGGCGGCAAGGTCGGGATAGCCGATCTTCACGTGCAGGAGGAAGCGGTCGAGCTGAGCCTCGGGAAGCGCATAGGTGCCCTCCTGCTCGATCGGGTTCTGGGTCGCCATGACGAGGAAGAATTCGGGCAGGGCATAGGTGACCCCACCGACGGTGACCTGACGCTCGGCCATGGCTTCGAGGAGCGCCGCCTGCACCTTGGCCGGCGCGCGGTTGATCTCGTCCGCCAGCACCAGATTGTGGAAGATCGGGCCGGCCTGGAAGCGGAAGCTGCCGTCCTCCGGGCGATAGATGTCGGTACCGGTCAGATCGGAGGGCAGCAGGTCCGGGGTGAATTGGATGCGCTGGTCGTCGCAACGGATCGCCTTCGACAGCGCCTTCACCGCCTTGGTCTTGGCGAGACCGGGCGCGCCCTCGACGAGCAGATGGCCGTCGGCGATCACCGCGATCAGCAGCCGATCGACGAACTCCGGCTGGCCGAGAATGCAGGCGTTCATGTACGCGCCGAGACGGGCGAAGACATCGTGGAGATCCGCACCACCGCGCGGGTCCGACCGGCCGGCGAAGTCCGCGGCGCTGGTCCGGACCGAAGGCTGCACATAGGCGGAGGGACGAATCGAATTCATAGGAGGCGCTTCCGAGCTGGGTCTGCCGTGGGGCACTCTATAACGTCCGCGACTTTACGCTGAACTTTCCCGTACATGATTTTTCCGTAATGTTCCCGAGGCCCTGGGGATTCCCCGGTTAACGGCCCGTAAACCATAAATCCCCGTATGCGCTCAAATGATGACCGCCCGCCGCGGCCGTCGTCGCCGTTCCCCCTTGCATGCGAAGCGGAACCCGAGCCCCTCTTTCACGTTGAACCCAGCATGAACTCCCAGTTCGGAATCGCGAAATCCAGCGATCCGTGCGCCTCATCGCCGGATGATACGTATGGTGTACGACGACCAGCGAAATATCCTCTCGACTTATACGAGCGGCATCAGCGATATGCCGCGCGGATCGGCCGGATATACACGCTTATATTATGTGACACCGTTCTTTCTTGGTGTCACCGGCGGGCCCGAGCGTCTGCTCGACCATTGCGCTGCGATGGATTTCGACGCGCTGGTGCTCGCCTCGCCGTTCCGCCCGGGCCCGACGGGCGAACTCTTTCTGATCGGGGACGTCGAGCGGGCGCACCCGGCCCTCGGCGACCATTCCTCCGAAGACGTTCTGGGGCGCCTCAGCGCAGCGGCGCACGAGCGCGGCCTCGGTTTACTCCTCGACATCGCTTTCGACCGAGTCGCAGACGGCCCCTGGGCAGTCCTACTCGGCGCGCAAGCGTCACGACGTGACGGCGATGCGACGGACCCGCGACTGCCGCCGGAGACCCGCGCCGCCGTGGCGATTGCCTGGGAGCGGCCTGAGACCGCGGCGATCGTCGCCGATTGGGTGGCGGCCCTCGGCCGCACCGGGCTCGTGGGCCTCGTGCTCCGCGGAACCGGCGCCATGCAGGGCGAGGCGATCGGAACGCTCGCAGCCACGGTCCGCGACTGGGCCGGCCATCCGACCCTGCTCGCCTGGGAAGGGACGGATGGCGCTCTTCCTCATCGGGGTCTCGTCGATGCCATCCTGCGTCCTGTCGGGCGCGTTGGCGCCGCTCCTCGCCGCAACGATCGCGATCCTCGCGTCCTCTATTATCCCGAGGCGCCGTTCGGCCCCCGCGTGGTCCAGGATCTGATGCCGAGCGAGGTGGCGGAACGCAAAGCGCGCCACGCACTGCGCCTTGCGGCCGCCCTCGGTGACGGTTTGCTCATCCCGGCCGGCTTCGAGTTCGGCGAACGCCGCCCGCTTTCCACCGTGCGGTACAATCCCGTGCGCCGTTCGGACATCGACCTCACGCGGGACATCGCGGCGATCAACAGGCTCGTCGCGGCGGAGGGTGCTCCCAGCCAGGAGGCGGTGCGTCTCAGCGCCCCCGACAGCGCGATCGCGGCGCTGCTGCGGACCGACGATACACAAGCGCGGCTCGTCCTCGCCAACACCGCGCTCGACCGCGCCGCCGAAATCGCCGCGGTGGCGTTCACCCGCGAGGCCGGCGCCTACGGGCCGTTCCGCGATCTCGAAAGCCCGGAACGGATCATCGCGGCGGAAGACCGCGTGCGCCTCGCGCCCGGCGAGGTATTGCTTCTTGAAGGCCGCGCGACGGCCCCGATCACGGCGCCGTCCGGCCCCTCCGCCGACATCGCCGCTCAATCGCCGCGCGTCGCGATCGAGAACGTCACCCCCGTCGCGAGCGGACCTTTTCCGGTGCGGCGCGTCGTCGGCGACGTGGTGCGGGTCGAGGCCGACATCGTCGTCGACGGCCACGGTCTCCTGTCGGCCGCGCTGCTCTGGCGGCCGGCCGACGAGAACCGCTGGCGCGAGGTGCCGATGCGGCTCCAGGCGAACGACCGCTGGAGGGCCGACTTTCCCCTCGAACGCCTCGGGCGCCACGTCTTCACCATCGAGGCCTGGCCGGACGTCTTCGCGACCTTCCGATCGGAGATCGACAAGAAGCACGCGGCCGGCATGCCGATCCCGCTCGAGCTCGAGGAAGGCCGGCGCCTGATCGCCGAGCGCGCCGAGGCGGCCGAGCATCTCGACACGCCAGAGCCTCACGAAACCCTGACCACCCTCCTCGACCGGTTCGCCGCGGCCGACGAGTCCGGGCGGCTCGCACTTCTCCTCGCGCCGGAAACGGCGCGCGCGATGGCGGAGGCGGATCCGCGCAGTTTCCGCAACCGGGTCGATCCGCCCTTCTTCGTCGATGCCGAGCGCCGCACCGCCGCATTCGCGAGCTGGTACGAGCTCTTTCCCCGCTCGGCGAGCGGCGATGCCGACCGCCACGGCACCTTCGACGACGTGATCGCCCGCCTTCCGGCGATCCGCGACATGGGCTTCGACGTCCTCTACTTCCCGCCGATCCATCCGATCGGGCGGACGAACCGCAAGGGGCGCAACAATGCGCTGAAGGCCGGGCCGAACGATCCCGGTAGCCCGTACGCCATCGGCTCCAACGAGGGCGGTCACGACGCCCTCCACCCCGAACTCGGCGGCTTCGACGCCTTCCACCGGCTGATCCAGGCCGCGAAGGGATACGGCATCGAGATCGCGATCGATTTCGCCATCCAATGTTCGCCCGACCATCCGTGGCTGAAAGAACACCCGGAATGGTTCGATTGGCGGCCGGACGGGACGATCCGCTATGCGGAGAACCCGCCGAAGAAATACGAGGACATCGTCAACGTCGATTTCTATGCGCCGGGCGCCGTGCCGGGCTTGTGGAACGCGCTGCGCGACATCGTCCTGTTCTGGATCGGCCACGGCATCCGCCTGTTCCGCGTCGACAACCCGCACACCAAGCCGCTGCCGTTCTGGGCCTGGATGATCGCCGACGTGCGCGGGCGCCATCCCGACGTCGTCTTCCTCGCCGAGGCGTTCACCCGGCCAAAGCTGATGTATCGCCTCGCCGAGGTCGGGTTCTCCCAGAGCTACACCTACTTCACGTGGCGCAACACGAAGGCGGAGCTCACCGATTATATCGAGGAGCTGACGACGACGGCGCCGAAGGAGTTCTTCCGGCCCCACTTCTTCGTCAACACGCCGGACATCAATCCCGACTTCCTGCAGGACGCGCCGCGCCCGGCCTTCCTCATCCGCGCAGCCCTCGCGGCGACCCTATCGGGCCTCTGGGGCGTCTATAACGGGTTCGAACTCTGCGAGGGACGGCCGGACCGCACCCGCAAGGAATATCTCGACAGCGAGAAATACGAGATCCGCGCCTGGGACTGGGACCGGCCCGGCAACATCGTTGCCGAGATCACTCGCCTGAACGCCATCCGCGAGGCGAACCCGGCGCTGCATTCCCATCTCGGCACGACGTTCCTGGAGGCCTCCGGCGACAAGATCCTGTGGTTCGAGCGCGCCACGCCGGAGCGCGATAACGTCCTCTACGTCGCGATCTGCCTCGACCCGACCGATCCGCAGGAGGCCGACGTCGAGCTGCCGCTCTGGCGCTGGAAGCGGCCGGACCACGGATCGCTCGCCATCGAAGACGCCATGAGCGGCGCCCGTTTCACGGTGCGCGGCAAGTACCAGCACATCCGTCTCGACCCGACCGCCTATCCCTTCTTCATCTGGCGCGTCGTCGGACCCAAGGACCTTTGAGCATGCTTCAGAAGGCCGAAGAGCGCCGCAAGTCGACTGCTCGCAAAGCGAAGCAGACACTGCCCGACGATCCGTCGTGGTATCGCGACGCCATCATCTACCAGCTTCACATCAAGTCGTTCTACGACGCCAACGGCGACGGCATCGGCGACTTCGCAGGCCTGAACGAAAAACTCGATTATATCGCGAGCCTCGGCGTCAATGCGGTGTGGCTGCTGCCGTTCTATCCCTCGCCGCGCAAGGACGACGGCTACGACATCGCCGAATATCGCGACGTCCATCCCGATTACGGGACACTCGCCGATCTGCGCCATTTCGTGCGCGCCGCCCACGAGCGCGGCCTGCGCGTCATCACCGAACTCGTCATCAACCACACCTCGGACCAGCATCCCTGGTTCCAGAAGGCGCGGCGCGCCAAGCCCGGCTCCAATGCCCGGGATTTCTATGTCTGGTCCGACACCGACCAGCGCTATCTCGACACCCGCATCATCTTCGTCGACACCGAGAAATCGAACTGGACCTGGGATCCGGTCGCCAACGCCTACTTCTGGCACCGCTTCTATTCCCACCAGCCCGACCTCAACTTCGACAATCCACAAGTCCTCAAGGCCGTACTGAGCGTGATGCGGTTCTGGCTCGACATCGGCGTCGACGGGCTGCGACTCGACGCGATCCCCTATCTCGTCGAGCGCGAGGGCACCAACAACGAGAACCTGCCCGAGACCCACACGGTTCTGAAGAAGATCCGCGCCACCCTCGACGCCGAATACAAAAACCGCATGCTGCTGGCCGA includes these proteins:
- a CDS encoding VWA domain-containing protein, which produces MNLADFHFLRPEWLLAILPGVALAVFAWRRIGSGPSNWRAVVDQHLLKHLVLADHSKARKWPVAVLAGGWILAALAMAGPTWERLPTPALDRLDPTVIVMSLAQSMNATDQSPSRLARARHKAEDILSRMRGGQVGLVVYADAPFVAAPLTEDGKVITQMMPELSTNLMPVFNDRPDLAIARATELLKNAEAPSGRIVLLTDGTGEKPELTLEAAKAAAKAGYSVNVIGVGTDAGATYLAFDGTPVQGADGKRLTTRLNEAGLKSLAAAGDGRFSVLTPGDGDLDTVLAASANPVAGGPLKDSGLKADDWRDMGPWLVLVLLALAPIAFRRGWIAVALIAVPLSSGLIAPAARAQDAQQENTAAPATPPSAEPASATGSAASAWRNLWKTPDQQAADAFTKGEYGVASQQFQDPAWQASALYKKGDYAKAASAFKAGPDPDYNRGNALAKAGELEDAVKAYDAALKVDPANADAKFNRDLVQKLIDQKKQEEQQKQQQDDQKQQSKSDDQKKNDQKNQQGGGQGQQQSGKGGGQKDKPSDQNEASGQGQDKSQSGQGGQSGQDQASQSPKSQGQDQKNGSQKPDQQDQASEKQGDQQAGAGQDKSQDQADASAKSDQGQQGNDQQGQQAQAGQDQQGQQDPQGQQNQPAKPDQGQAGGGSQAGQDQQGQQNASGGGSDNTAPQPPDPATAAAQAAQQQGDQAALKQALDQAIANRAKQGQPAQNGEPAKAAVATQQPMTEQDQNREQMLRMVPDDPTGLLRARIMSHYARMGFSG
- a CDS encoding BatD family protein, encoding MQSDVPVTVRIYDSVGVRSGALEDPTADGATFTRQGDQRAYDKTIGGRRYRVIEQDYLMQPQRSGKIEIPAISLQANVPGDRRAGLPPDMAQLLGSSGFDMSLVDSAFDPGRNVTVRSNPVDIDVQSRPADAKGWFLPARQVKLTETWSPDLAKARVGDTLTRKIRLEAVGAGLNQLPPLTMTDVAGVRQYEEASQTNSVPSSQGQTAVLDKTISVVPTAAGTVSLPPVEVGWWNTKTGKAETATLPAVTLNVAPAANGASAAPAPTAAPAAATPAPAPVAAEPPPVATDADGGILAYWKQSPHWQLGLAAALAVIAGAAVALARFSRRSGVPAAVAERREAFAEEGAERSIAQDLEAACRTNDAPRAHRAFLAWARHAGYKPGASDFRTPQLQAAADGLQRRLYAPEAGTWDGAGFLAAWRAEQKARGKADDAAAPRGLMPLYPKLG
- a CDS encoding BatD family protein is translated as MDDRLACARRPAPARARLRCLAAAAALLACLGAAPAFAAASLTGTPDRTEIETGETFQYVLSLKDAAPRSAPDFSALKKDFDIVDTRRQSRTSVVNGEQTSRLEWVLTLSPKKTGDLVIPSIALDGFKTEPVTVKVEAPTRARRKTASCSSNSTSRTRSRSCRATCP
- a CDS encoding vWA domain-containing protein, with amino-acid sequence MIEFQWLWAFVLLPLPLVVRFLAPPARKTRAGALRVPFFAELGPNVASAGALRRRSLLKIVTLSLIWALLVTAAARPAFVGNPVPIPVEGRDLTLAIDLSGSMARQDFSHDGQTTDRLSVIKAVADDFISRRKGDRIGLILFGSRAYVQTPLTFDRHVVRQLLDEATIGLAGPETAIGDAIGLAVKMLRDRPADERVMVLLTDGASNSGTLDPLQAAELARQEHVKIYTIGVGADSMEVDGTFGKQIVNPSEDLDEEALTKIAAMTGGRYFRARDVAGLAQIYSDIDRLEPVAGEPLYLHPTISLFQWPLGAALALSMALGAALLWPAALGLPARGGKPVATGNKRAGAKSATGGDEPRDPFEGVVA
- a CDS encoding maltotransferase domain-containing protein; the protein is MTPFFLGVTGGPERLLDHCAAMDFDALVLASPFRPGPTGELFLIGDVERAHPALGDHSSEDVLGRLSAAAHERGLGLLLDIAFDRVADGPWAVLLGAQASRRDGDATDPRLPPETRAAVAIAWERPETAAIVADWVAALGRTGLVGLVLRGTGAMQGEAIGTLAATVRDWAGHPTLLAWEGTDGALPHRGLVDAILRPVGRVGAAPRRNDRDPRVLYYPEAPFGPRVVQDLMPSEVAERKARHALRLAAALGDGLLIPAGFEFGERRPLSTVRYNPVRRSDIDLTRDIAAINRLVAAEGAPSQEAVRLSAPDSAIAALLRTDDTQARLVLANTALDRAAEIAAVAFTREAGAYGPFRDLESPERIIAAEDRVRLAPGEVLLLEGRATAPITAPSGPSADIAAQSPRVAIENVTPVASGPFPVRRVVGDVVRVEADIVVDGHGLLSAALLWRPADENRWREVPMRLQANDRWRADFPLERLGRHVFTIEAWPDVFATFRSEIDKKHAAGMPIPLELEEGRRLIAERAEAAEHLDTPEPHETLTTLLDRFAAADESGRLALLLAPETARAMAEADPRSFRNRVDPPFFVDAERRTAAFASWYELFPRSASGDADRHGTFDDVIARLPAIRDMGFDVLYFPPIHPIGRTNRKGRNNALKAGPNDPGSPYAIGSNEGGHDALHPELGGFDAFHRLIQAAKGYGIEIAIDFAIQCSPDHPWLKEHPEWFDWRPDGTIRYAENPPKKYEDIVNVDFYAPGAVPGLWNALRDIVLFWIGHGIRLFRVDNPHTKPLPFWAWMIADVRGRHPDVVFLAEAFTRPKLMYRLAEVGFSQSYTYFTWRNTKAELTDYIEELTTTAPKEFFRPHFFVNTPDINPDFLQDAPRPAFLIRAALAATLSGLWGVYNGFELCEGRPDRTRKEYLDSEKYEIRAWDWDRPGNIVAEITRLNAIREANPALHSHLGTTFLEASGDKILWFERATPERDNVLYVAICLDPTDPQEADVELPLWRWKRPDHGSLAIEDAMSGARFTVRGKYQHIRLDPTAYPFFIWRVVGPKDL
- a CDS encoding DUF4381 domain-containing protein translates to MTTPAAAPAALAPMTGVPASAAPAGADPLAGLHDIHLPQPVPFWPPAPGWWILAGLIVLALIAAAIYEWRRRQTLGYRALRALEAIEKDSEHYRDAHAAAAASALLIRRIVVTRFGRERLAGLTGDRWQTFLSEGKNGLPAEVSRLVAVAAYAPPGGAGVSVERATVFEAVRGWIRGNA
- a CDS encoding AAA family ATPase; this encodes MNACILGQPEFVDRLLIAVIADGHLLVEGAPGLAKTKAVKALSKAIRCDDQRIQFTPDLLPSDLTGTDIYRPEDGSFRFQAGPIFHNLVLADEINRAPAKVQAALLEAMAERQVTVGGVTYALPEFFLVMATQNPIEQEGTYALPEAQLDRFLLHVKIGYPDLAAEREILRLVRGEAQGEVVPFGEPVAQETIFAARRAALSTYMSEAVEEYILQLVFATRLPEHYGKDLAGTVSFGASPRGTIALDRCARAHAWLHGRDFVVPEDVQAIAKDVLRHRVLLTFEAEADGLNADHFLDLLLGRVPVG
- a CDS encoding DUF58 domain-containing protein; the encoded protein is MTDFSGDDFYGIVARLDELIAARPGGPASGFAAGTKVRTQQYGTYRSVFRGRGMEFDEARAYQPGDDIRSIDWRVTARTGRVHTKLFHEERERPVLIVLDARSAMRFGTRDTFKSVLAAKCAAILTWIAIEGGDRVGGLVVAPSGIRMSPPQRSRARTLGFVKAMADATQEGFGREPPNVEPSLTDALARIRRSIRSGTLVFVVSDFHDFDERTARELTRLSLHAPVTNVFIFDGLEAEAPQRGQYRVSDGRAVAALNADSRAVRDAYAVRFATRRAAVETVCRQRGMTFLPIQTGQDPGDLLHPERLQRAGAAARRAAA